From the Primulina tabacum isolate GXHZ01 chromosome 15, ASM2559414v2, whole genome shotgun sequence genome, one window contains:
- the LOC142526063 gene encoding uncharacterized protein LOC142526063 yields MENSEAKRMLDICILEYMIQKKMSHTAVVFAQEANVRLDAPMTKKEFLEEWWNMFFEDICLSGRPTNPEAMEVSSLIFSTDRLNQNATDQNAANCSQNIRLELPRPLNHMLQNTSPTMGMPGIQDSFPNACQEHLQTMGMPGIQDSFPKICQEHLQITGAPGIQDSFPNACLATQNRGNLSEDVLLELSWREMSYLLQNREMEVLYNHPHSTATPRPTMVDFRQRALPMSTPPSPNMLKSAHPMMTTPSPNMANLPQSALPTTAQGQKYDQNHLGSRSSLDSNAGNLTAESRQGREHPTSRGTRGKTRFITAK; encoded by the exons ATGGAGAATTCGGAAGCTAAGAGGAT GCTCGACATCTGCATTCTTGAATACATGATCCAGAAGAAGATGAGTCATACTGCTGTTGTGTTCGCCCAAGAGGCAAATGTTCGTCTTGAtg CTCCCATGACTAAGAAAGAATTTCTGGAAGAATGGTGGAATATGTTTTTTGAGGATATATGCTTGAGTGGACGTCCAACAAATCCTGAGGCAATGGAAGTCTCCTCATTAATTTTTTCAACCGATAGACTTAATCAAAAT GCTACTGATCAGAACGCAGCAAATTGCTCGCAAAATATTCGCCTGGAATTGCCCAGGCCATTGAATCATATGTTACAGAATACCAGTCCTACAATGGGAATGCCAGGAATTCAAGACTCATTTCCAAATGCTTGTCAAGAACATCTTCAGACAATGGGAATGCCAGGAATTCAAGACTCATTTCCAAAAATTTGTCAAGAACATCTTCAGATAACGGGAGCGCCAGGAATTCAAGACTCATTTCCAAATGCTTGTCTAGCTACTCAAAATAGAGGAAATTTGTCAGAAGATGTTCTCCTGGAACTGTCATGGAGAGAGATGTCTTATCTGTTACAGAATCGGGAGATGGAAGTACTTTATAATCACCCTCATTCTACAGCGACCCCAAGACCAACCATGGTGGATTTTCGGCAAAGAGCTCTACCAATGAGTACGCCTCCGAGCCCGAATATGCTGAAAAGTGCTCATCCAATGATGACAACTCCGAGCCCGAATATGGCAAATCTGCCTCAAAGTGCTCTTCCAACAACAGCTCAGGGGCAAAAATATGACCAAAATCACTTAGGATCACGTTCTTCTTTGGACTCCAATGCGGGAAACTTGACAGCTGAAAGTAGACAAGGGCGAGAGCATCCTACGTCTCGTGGAACCAGGGGCAAAACTAGATTTATTACcgcaaaataa